A genomic stretch from Bacterioplanes sanyensis includes:
- a CDS encoding 4a-hydroxytetrahydrobiopterin dehydratase — protein MANLTEIPAALAASGWQLSTDKQSIHKVFKFADFRDAMSFMVRVSYEAEAADHHPEWLNVYNRVETTLTTHDTGGLTQKDIDLAEAMDKISER, from the coding sequence ATGGCAAATCTTACCGAGATTCCTGCAGCGCTGGCAGCCAGCGGCTGGCAGTTGTCCACAGATAAACAGTCCATTCACAAAGTGTTTAAATTTGCCGATTTTCGCGATGCCATGAGCTTTATGGTGCGTGTATCGTATGAGGCAGAAGCCGCCGACCATCACCCAGAATGGCTGAATGTGTACAACCGAGTGGAAACCACCTTAACAACCCACGATACCGGCGGCCTCACCCAAAAGGATATCGATCTGGCTGAAGCCATGGATAAGATTTCCGAGCGGTAG